From one Humulus lupulus chromosome 8, drHumLupu1.1, whole genome shotgun sequence genomic stretch:
- the LOC133793706 gene encoding protein transport Sec1a-like, with amino-acid sequence MDKVTVKVMSHSCKMADITDQGISLVEDLFRRREPLPSMDAIYFIQPLKENVVMFLSDMSGREPLYRKAFVFFSSPIPKEFVNHIKSDTSVLPRIGGLREMNLEYFPIDSQAFITDHERALEDLFGDVENSRKYNSCLNTMATRIATVFASLKELPCVRYRAAREDDLSTAAKLRDSIPTKLASAVWNCISNYKSTVPNFPKTETCELLILDRSIDQIAPVIHEWTYDAMCHDLLEMDGNKYVFEVPSKTGGQPERKEVLLEDHDAIWLELRHAHIADASERLHDKMTNFVSKNKAAQIQQSGRDGSEISTRDLQKMVQALPQYTEQVEKISLHVEIAGKINKIIRDMGLRELGQLEQDLVFGDAGAKDVINFLRTKQNTTPENKLRLLMIYASVYPDKFEGDKASKLMQLAKLSRENMNVVKNMRLLGGSSTKKTSTGGFSLKFDGQKKNQAARKDRSGEEETWQLFRFYPMIEELIENICKRELPKSEYSCMNEPSSTIVGQGSKKATQSSSAQTTQSTAPHSMRSRRTANWAKAGHSDDGNSSDSTLKNASTDFKKLGQRIFIFIVGGATRSELRVCHKLTAKLRREVILGSSSIDDPPQYITKLKLLSETDVSLDGLRF; translated from the exons ATGGATAAAGTTACCGTAAAAGTCATGTCTCATTCGTGTAAAATGGCTGATATCACGGACCAAGGAATTTCAT TGGTGGAAGACCTTTTTCGGAGGAGGGAGCCATTGCCGTCCATGGATGCTATTTATTTCATTCAGCCTTTAAAAGAAAA TGTTGTCATGTTCTTGTCTGACATGTCCGGAAGGGAGCCTTTATACAGAAA AGCGTTTGTGTTTTTCAGTTCGCCTATTCCAAAAGAGTTTGTAAATCACATCAAGAGTGATACAAGTGTATTGCCCCGCATTGGCGGATTGAGAGAG ATGAATTTGGAATATTTTCCTATAGACAGTCAG gCTTTTATCACTGATCATGAAAGAGCATTGGAAGATCTCTTTGGTGATGTTGAGAATTCTCGAAAATACAATTCTTGCTTGAACACAATGGCAACTCGAATCGCTACAGTTTTTGCTTCGTTGAAG GAGCTGCCATGTGTGAGATATCGTGCTGCCAGGGAAGATGATTTGTCTACCGCTGCAAAATTGCGTGATTCTATTCCTACAAAACTTGCTTCTGCAGTTTGGAACTGTATATCGAACTATAAATCTACTGTTCCAAACTTCCCGAAAACTGAAACATGTGAACTACTTATCTTGGATAGATCTATAGATCAG ATTGCTCCTGTCATTCATGAATGGACTTATGATGCCATGTGTCATGATCTATTGGAGATGGATGGGAACAAATACGTCTTTGAG GTTCCCAGTAAAACAGGTGGTCAGCCTGAGAGAAAAGAGGTTCTTCTGGAAGACCATGATGCAATCTGGCTCGAACTTCGCCATGCACACATAGCAGAT GCTAGTGAACGATTACACGACAAAATGACCAACTTCGTATCCAAGAACAAAGCTGCTCAAATCCAACAGAGTGGAAG AGATGGTAGTGAGATATCTACGCGGGACTTACAAAAGATGGTTCAAGCGTTGCCACAATACACTGAACAAGTTGAAAAGATTTCTCTTCACGTTGAG ATTGCTggaaaaattaacaaaattattaGGGACATGGGGCTGCGAGAACTTGGGCAACTGGAGCAGGATCTTGTTTTTGGAGATGCTGGAGCAAAGGATGTCATCAATTTTCTGAGGACAAAGCAG AACACAACACCAGAAAACAAATTGCGACTGTTGATGATTTATGCATCAGTTTACCCGGACAAATTTGAAGGTGACAAAGCCTCTAAGCTAATGCAG TTAGCCAAATTATCACGTGAGAACATGAATGTTGTAAAGAATATGCGATTGCTTGGAGGATCTTCAACCAAAAAGACATCTACTGGTGGCTTCTCACTGAAGTTCGACGGCCAGAAG AAAAACCAAGCAGCGAGAAAAGATCGCAGTGGAGAGGAAGAAACATGGCAATTATTTCGATTTTATCCCATGATAGAG GAGCTCATTGAAAATATTTGCAAAAGGGAATTGCCGAAGAGTGAGTATTCATGTATGAATGAACCTAGCTCGACTATTGTTGGCCAAGGCAGCAAGAAAGCAACCCAGAGTTCATCAGCACAGACAACTCAATCCACTGCTCCTCATTCAATGAGATCAAGGCGAACTGCCAATTGGGCAAAAGCAGGTCATTCTGATGATGGAAACTCAAG TGACTCAACTTTGAAGAATGCATCTACTGATTTTAAGAAGTTGGGGCAACGTATTTTCATATTTATCGTTGGTGGGGCAACTCGATCTGAG CTACGAGTCTGTCACAAGCTCACAGCCAAGTTGAGAAGAGAAGTAATCCTGGGTTCTTCTAGTATTGATGATCCTCCCCAGTATATTACA AAATTGAAGTTGCTGTCAGAAACAGATGTATCGCTTGATGGCCTCAGATTTTAA